AATTTCGTCagctttccatacatgtaaatagtattaaaaaatgagctatagggtgagaggcatgacgaaaatactagtagtagtttcatacgataattaatttgaacagaccttcactaaaacggtaattaatctctgtctgtaactccaaatttagtggagtttgattctgtagaaaactaactcgattgcggtcgtttcggtaccagtttggtgaattattgatccaaattgagttctgcacgaagctttgaacttgaggctcataagcagattttgtgcaaaattttggtgggggacaaaatccaacaaattataaaataggggggtaaaattccgcatttttcaaaacaggaggggtaaaactgcatttaagccaaaaataattattattttcaacttttgctcttttctttcaaattatattaaaaaatttaatttaaataaatgctattttaaatatacttataaaatcattaaaaaatttaaaattcttataataattaaacaaatttagTTTTCATAGTGACATAGTATAGTACTAAAGATTAGCACTAGTAGGAAAGAGTGCACTTTTTTTGTCCTCTCACACCTCTGTTTTGTGTGCCCTTCATTTCGTGATGTGCATGTTTTACATCATTTTTCCCTTGAATTTCAATAACTCGTAGTACCTTTTTAGCATAGTTATGTGACATTTTTGGTGACTATTCAAAGGAAAACTTGAAGTACACAATATGCTGAATAAACCCCTAACAAagtttttttcatcaaaaagaGCCAATTATCTTAAGTTGATCACATGTTTAAGAGAATACTCCATATGATAATGATTACGATCTGTCTTTCcttctctatttatttatttagttataaTTACTATAATCTAAAAAGCTAAGAATAAAAAACTCCTTGAGCTTATCAAATAGgagtatataattatttttgccATTCAACACAAAAGCAGAGGAATAAGCATAGATCCCTACTATCAAAAAAAGCATAGACCCCCCCAAAGCCAAGCTAATCACTTTCCATAGTCAGAGAAAAATGGGTCGCTCCATATTTCGTCTTCCTCACCTTTTTTCATCTCTTCTTATTTTCACTTTGTTGCTCAATCATGTTCATGCTAGCAAAAAGGTAAGCCAATTTTACTTTGTACTAATTAAGATGATTATTCCATTAATATCACAAGCTATTGGTTTTTGATTATTGtcctataatttatttatttatttacagtGTTACATTGTATACTTGGGAGCACATTTACATGGTCCAACCCCTTCCACTGCTGACCTTGAAATTGCTACATCTTCACATTATGATTTATTGGGTTCAATCTTGGGAAGGTATATAAACTAAGAAAACCATTACTATATTAtgctaagttttttttttaccaccaaTATCTAGTCTATTGGACCGTCTAATTTGGTTTGAGGGTCGGTTCAAACATAAAATAGTTTCAGGCTTCTCCCGATCAAAGTTACCGGGAATCGAATCGTGTTCTTCCcaccaaattcagcgtcaataaCCACTAGACCAACTAATCTTAAGCTTTTTTTCATAACAAATTAATTGCCGGACTAATATTTATTGTTCATTCACAGTGAAGAGAAGGCCAAAGAAGCAATAATTTATTCATATAATAAACAGATCAATGGGTTTGCAGCTATACTTGAAGAGGAAGAAGCTGCACAAATTGAAAGTGAGAAACACAATGTTTTGTagatctagttttttttttaactaaataagctttatttaattttttatttttttgaacatttATGTAGAAAACCCGAAGGTTGTATCTGTGTTCTtgagtaaaaaacataaattgcaCACTACACGTTCATGGGAATTTCTTGGATTGCGTGGAAATGATATGAACTCAGCTTGGCAAAAGGGAAGGTTTGGTGAAAATACCATCATAGCTAACATTGATACAGGTACTAAACTCGGAACTACTAAACTAGTTGATTATAATAAGGTATTGTTCGTCCCCATGTACTTAGCTCGATTGGTAGGGATGtcacatatattatgcaggagTTGAGATTCGAATCTCGGATCCACTTATTTATGTTTAAGGTAGAATTTCTAGCCGGTGGCTAgtagacccaaaaaaaaaagggtactGTTCAGTATAcacaccatgcataaatacTCCAGATTGCTCAGCGCGCCCCCCAGTTTGCTTAATGCGCCCCCATATTGCTTAGCGCATCCCCTCAGATTGCTTATCGCCCCCCTAGTTTACTTAGCGCGCCCCCCACCCccaacataaataacacacaaaaccattccacaagcAGAATGATTTTGGATTATAACCCTCTAAAACCATTCGACAGTAAAAACGGTTTTGGCATTATAAatacatctaatgtgaaaccatttcacaacaaaaatggttttggggGGCGTGCGAacaaatttggggggtgcatgagaaaaaattgggggcgcgcaaGAAAATCTGTGAGTGCGCCAAGTATATGGGGGGCTAagcaatttggggggtgcgttaagcaattttcattatttatgaaTGGTGCATaatgcaccataaccactcccCGGTGTAAGTATTTGATGTCTAAGTTTTCAAGATTGAGTTCTTATAGCATTGCtgtatttattatatgtatgaTCTTGTGTGTATTATTCAAAGTCTTCgctctttttttttgacacagagTCTGTAAGAATAATGTTACGAACATACTTTTTAACGCTCACATTTCAACACACATTTTTCTACCGGTTGAAATTAGAGTGTGTGTTACTATTTTCTACTTCTAGCACACTTCCTCTTTCTCATTAGAGAGGAAGAAAGTATAATTAACCTATATGGAGACAAAAACTAGGGGCTTTTTTTGAGTTGGCAAGATATCTCTCAATAGTATCAAATATAGGCTAAATTAGGTATTTGACtccttaacttatttattggtttcattttagtcccttaaccatttggtGCTCCGTTTAAGTCCATTAACTCTACTCCATCATTTTAGGTCCTCAACTCCACCTACCCTTTGTTCCTTGCTACTGTTGTTGTTCTTCTTTACATCTTGGGTATTCCGCCCTTGTTTCAATGGATTGGATAGAAAACAAAAATCTCCAATTTTGAAAGAAGAGGTTGGATTGGAAAACAAGAGGAAGCCATGGATTAGTATTATAGTGGTGGTAGTAAAGATTCttatatttttggattttttatttttagatttagATGTTGGAGCTTTGGGTTGATGAATTATGTGTTTTGAAATAAAGAAGATGGAGATTTGATGATGAACATgtttggtttttatttatttctttgatttGGTGATGAATTTTGTAGAAAAAAGTTACGAAGGTATGAATTTTTCTGAGTTTTGGGTTTTGGTGATGCACATATTTAACGGAAAATTAACGGAAAGACTTAATTGGTTGACAAAATTATGGTTAAAGGACTTAAACGgaacaataaataattaagggattaaattgaaaccaaataagTTAAGTgactaaatatataatttagcCCAAAATATAATACtttatttttgaaaagaaatataatacTTTATTGAGAAATGTTATATGAACATAAGggattagtgtttttttttatatagctctatatatagagtcataaacatgatgaataaaacaagaactttagtattcttcatataatcctatatttgaggagagttttctccctaaaatTATATCCCACCAAATTCCACAAtatcaaaaacacaaaaattccATATCAGTATTTTTGTCAACTACTTTATTTTACCACAATATCTTTTGCTATgttgtttgtttgaaatttgCTAAAGGGAAGACTACAACACGCGCGTTGTAATAATTAAGTGGAAGTCTTGTGACAAGAATTCCAATTTTCCCATTTTATCATTGATTATTTCATGAAAAAAGTGAAGAGAAAATTGACATATATTCAACATTATAATCTGCATGTGATAGatctgtttatttttttattaagtaaagTCAGTACTAGacattattttagatttttttgaaCGTTGTAATAATGTTTACAATCATGAAACATATTTGAAATATATCTATCTGACTTTACTATTAATTGGTCCCCAATAATTGCTCATGTCCTACCACACTAGCTACTTAAAACAAATAACAATATTGTACTCATGGTCTTGTGTATATGATATATTAATATGTGTATGGTCATGCTCATGCATGTGTATATcatttattcaatatttatgGTCTTTCtactcaaaaaaataatttatggtctTGAGTATATAATTTAAAGTCTTCACCAATAGTGACTTGATAGACAATCAAAATTGACataaagcaaaacaaaaattgaCATAATGTTTGGTATAGAACAATTGGattttttgcctttttttttcttcttaattggATTTAACTAACCTACAACTACAAGGAGACAAAAACTACTGTCTTTCTTTGAGTTGGCAAGATGCTTTCTTGAGTtcttaattaatatatcaaaatattttattttattttattttaccacAATATATCTTGTGCTTTGTTCCACAATATCTACTTTTAGTTGTTTATTATGTGTAATATTACTATTACATACGTTATCCGAATGTTTGGATTAGGTGTTTGGCCCGAATCGAAGAGTTTTAGCGACAGAGGAATAGGCCCAATTCCAGCAAAATGGCGTGGGGGTAACATTTGTCAAATTAACAAACTCAATGGTTCTAATTCTAACAAAGTTCCATGTAACAGGTTCTCTTTCAACCCGCTTCCCTTTttcattatcatattttttaaccTATACAGTTATATATTCtcctaatttttattagttttgtttGTAAATTGCACATTTGCATTGCAcgacatttaaatttataagaaaaatgtgatgctaaaaaatatttttgtttttacaagaGTAGGTTGAACCAACCACAGTTGAGTTTAAGTTACCTAAGAGTGTGACCCAACTAGGGTTCAACCAGCAGCAGACTAATCGATTTTTGATTAAATTGGTTGTACCGGCCATTTAAATCCAGTTCTAATTTAACAAACTTTTTGTTGATAAATTGCACATTTGCACTAAATATACAAACCAGGAAGCTAATTGGAGCTAGATTTTTCAACAAAGAATATGAGCGCAATAACGGCAAACTTCCTCGTTCACAACAAACAGCACGTGACTTTGTAGGCCATGGTACTCACACCCTATCAACTGCCGGTGGAAATTTCGTACCAGGTGCAAGCATATTTGGTATTGGTAATGGTACTATAAAAGGTGGTTCACCAAGATCAAGGATTGCAACATACAAAGTGTGTTGGTCTCTAACAGATCCTGATAGTTGCTATGGTGCTGATGTATTAGCCGCTATTGAGCAAGCCATTAATGATGGTGTTGATTTAATTTCAGTTTCAATTAGTGGCAGTATTAGTACAAATTCTAAAGAAATATTTAACGATCCGATTTCAATAGGTGCATTTCATGCACTTGCTAGAAATATATTATTGGTTGCTTCAGCTGGAAATGACGGACCTACCCCTGAAAGTGTTGTTAATGTTGCTCCTTGGGTGTTCACAGTTGCTGCTAGTACAATTGATAGAGACTTCAGCAGTACCATCACCCTTGGCAACCAAACAGTCAGGGTATATATCATCCTTAATAAGCTTATATCTTCTTTTCCCAACAGATATTGTTATTCAAGttaatttgttcttttttgttatatattagGGAGCAAGTCTTTTTGTAAACTTGCCACCTAATCAGTCTTTTACTGTAGTGACTTCTATCGATGGTAAATTTGCCAATGCAACAAATCGAGATGCGTAAGTCTAAATTTTGAAGGTCGTAAGTTTAAAATAAGTTAAAGGACCAAAAATATAAGGCTTAATTGTACTTTTGGCCCTCCTTATTCTACAAGATCCacgattttggtcccctattttaaaatcaaacattcttCCCgccttattttgtttttttttttttttttgcagttttggtcccccaccCTATTTTTTAAATTGCTGGTAGGAAAAATGCACATGTGATAGTATCCACGTGGCAAAGAACAATATTCATATCAACGTTTTTTAACCGGCTGGCACGAAAAACAACTGATGTGGTGGTAAAAAAACGCATTCTTCCTATCGGTTGGTTAAGAAATGGGATGGTGgaccaaaattacaaaaaaaaaaaaaaaaaaatagggggcaaaaatatttgattttaaaatagtggAACCAAAATCATGGATCTTGTAAATAGAGGACTAAAAATGCAATTAAGCCAAAATATAATTAAGCGTTGTTTCTGACGTTTTTGTATGTACATATTGTTGCAGTCGATTTTGTAGACCGGGAACACTTGATCCTGCAAAAGTGAATGGTAAAATAGTGGCGTGTGTTCGTGAAGGGAAAATAAGATCAGTTGCTGAGGGTCAAGAAGCTTTATCTGCAGGCGCAAAGGGAGTGATTTTAGAAAATCAACCTAAAATTAGTGGGAGAACACTTCTTTCTGAGCCTCATGTTTTGTCTACTGTTGGGTATAGCGAAGAAAAACGAAGAACAACAAAACATGGTTTAAGCACAACTGCCAAGTAATTATATATACTCCTTAAAATTGTAAATTATATAAACCTTAAAATTGTGAAATATCACAAAATTACATGTTACAAATGAAGGGCAGGGCATGCACCACTTATAGTACATAATCatgcatttttattttgcagGTCAGGTACTAAAATAAGATTGTCCCAAGCAAAAGTCTTATACGGAAGAAAGCCAGCTCCAGTTATGGCTTCATACTCATCTAGAGGACCAAATAAAATTCAACCATCAATACTTAAGGTGTCATACTTATACATTTGAATTTGTTATCTAATGTTCTTTCGGTTTCAAAATGAATATGGTTTGAaatttttacacatattaaaagataatagtaattttactaaattatttttattaaactatTGGCGTGTTTCAGCCTGATGTAACTGCGCCAGGTGTGAACATACTTGCTGCCTATTCATTATTTGCAAGTGCATCTAATTTAATTACCGACACTCGTCGAGGGTTTCCATTCAATGTCATGCAAGGAACATCAATGGCTTGTCCTCATGTCACTGGCACTGCCGGACTTATCAAAACACTTCATCCTAATTGGAGTCCAGCAGCTATTAAATCGGCTATCATGACCACCGGTATTTTCTCTCTCGACacacaatatatataaagtAAATTCTAATTATATACTCAAAtaacttttatattttagtaCATTTCTACCTATAGAACTTGGTTATATGGTTGGATTATTTTGTTTcacattggtcacaccaaatcACTTATCCAAATTTGTGTGCTTGCAGCAACCACAAGAGATAACACCAAGAAGCCAATAAGTGATGCATTTGATAAAACACTAGCAACTCCATTTGCATATGGTTCAGGACACATTCAACCCAACAGTGCAATAGATCCAGGACTTGTTTATGATCTAACCATTATTGATTACTTAAACTTCTTATGTGCTTCTGGATTTAACCAAAAACTCATCTCAAAACTTAATTTCAATAAGACATTTAGATGTTCAGGGTCACATAGCATAAATGACTTGAATTATCCTTCAATCACATTACCAAATCTTGGATTAAGTGTTGTTAATGTGACTAGGACAGTTACCAATGTTGGGCCACCAAGTACATATTTTGTAATAGCCCAATTGCCTGGATATAAAATTGTTGTTGTACCAAATTCCTTGAATTTCAAGAAAATTGGTGAAAAGAAGACATTTCAAGTTGTAATTCAAGCAACAAGTGTGACTCGAAGGAAGAAATACCGATTTGGTGAATTGAAATGGACAAATGGAAAACACATTGTTAGGAGTCCCATTACTGTTTGGcgcaaatgaaaaataatttagtttgGTTATGATATTATAATGTAATATTGGGATGTAATgtgtcttttttgttttgttgagaaaggttattattgttgttgtttggaCAAGTCATcgacttttatttgatatttaagtttttcattatattatggtataaaatttatttagaataaaatatttaaaaatttgttatataatattgttaaagtttggtttgatccccgcaactgcgatcgggagggggctggaaccacttgatgtcagaactgaccctcgaaccagattaaactcggggtgaaaaaccaaaaaatattgttaaaatataagtgaagctattgtgtttttttttttgtaaaacttaataaatgaataaatttgattataattatcaatgataaattattcaattttttatgtatccgCCATAAATAATAGtctcgtgtatattttttagtaaaaaattagaaatttttttggttacagagtaaatttaggataatttaataaatttgttagtaattaactttattgtattattatattattattattagttgatacagagtagtaatttttttatgaaaaatattgtttatgtttctatttctatattcataattttatgcatattcatcttatttttgctataatttttttactgactattttattctcttttcaTTTAATAGATATTGAGTTTATCgtattaatctattttgttgcttatgagtatagattgttctattttcgataatctattttgtttatatttttaagcatatcattttttttgtatttatcttatattctttcaatattttatttatttatttatttatttagtgaaattacaatgaaagatataaaacttgcaacgtggttaaaagtaataagaataaattaataactttggtggtaatcgattttaatatattagtaaagtaatagaaatcaaaacaaatattttatgagAATATCTTTTTGCACCCCTATATTTCTCACGCACCcagttaaattattaaaattttcttGTTTGCTATTTAGACAGTGAACATAATCCACTAGATACGTAGcggatgaaaaagaaaaatgaaattccaCAAGGTTTTAGAATTTCATGCCCTCCAGAAACCCTCGTGAAAAATTAGAACTTTTAGCGGTGTAAGGGGTGTTTGGTTAATGGTGTTGGTTTGGCTTATTAGCAGGAGGGGTGGTCTGTCTGTTTTTGGTTGGGAGCTAGTGTTTAACTTTCctcctcttttctttcttttatgtcTCTCTTGTACTATTTGTATTGAGTGTGCTTAATAAAATTtgccatttcaaaaaaaaaaaaaaactttgatacatataaagaaagaaaaaaaaggatttgCATTTCAATAGACAGAAAAAGGACATCAAACATTCCTTCTTGTGAAAAAGTAAACCTCGACCAATATCTATCGGTTAGTCAACGATCTCAATAGACCTAAAATATCTCTCGCCGATTAATATAACGACCTCAATTAACAGAGACTTGTTAATACTAGAACTGAGGCTTCGATGACAACGGAATGTTGAAACACAAGAAAGGGGACGGGTTTGAATTGGATTTCTAGTAATTAAAAGTTTTTCTTCAAAGAACAAACTCAACACAAAGACAACAACAAATAAAGATCAACACAAAAATTCAAGAGGAGAAATTTGAAGATTAAAATGtatttaaacatatatttaattaatcgACTACATCACatatgaatttataataatGTAAAAAGTCAGAcctatttgtttttttctttcttcaaaaaTGCTGGCCTCTCATCAACTCTACTCTCTCCTTCATTTAGCAATAATCAATGTCATTATTTCATTTACCCGTTATTAAAAGTTCCAGTTTTTTTCCCCTTATTCTCACAGCAAAATTTAAGCTAAAATAAAAGTCCcttattttgaatttcttttttcaattttgaatcCCTCCTCAGAGTGTGTTATCCTCCTTTCTCAAATCACCTCCTTCTCTCGCCATCTTCACATTGCAACTACAGTATGACTCGCCCTCACCGGAAAAGATTCGACCACCACACACCACTCGCCTCTCACCTCTCTCTGCTCGACCACACcacctttctctctctctctctctctctctctctctctctctatttttGCTCGGCCGCTCGGCCGCTCGGCCGAgttttcaaatcaaaatcacGGGAAAAGCCAGTCGCCACCGCCGTCACCACAAAAGCTTTCTCTATCTCCTTCTCCCTTTTGTCTCTCATTTTCTCTATGCGACATACAGATTCAATTTTTCTAGGTTTTAGGTTTTTggaaaattttgatttgtttctttgatggattgattgattgaataaGTATAGATAATAGATAGACTCAATCCTTCTTATTGTGTTGTCATGTTGAGTTAGAAAATTTTGATTGATGATGTTGTCATGTTGAGTTAGAAATTTTTTGTGTTGTTAACCTTTAActtagaataaaaaatatggtGTTGAgttagaaaatttgaagaaatttgGTTGAAATATATTGTTATTTAGATGTGAATGTTGTGCAATCAATTATTCTTTTCGtttcatttttctcaatttttgttataaaaaccCTCCGATGAtgcatattcataatttttctCTGCATAATATGGTTTGGTTTCTCTTTGTTTTCACTCTAAGTATAAAAAACTAAACAAGATCGTTTTTTCCTTCTGCTTCTCA
This genomic interval from Trifolium pratense cultivar HEN17-A07 linkage group LG6, ARS_RC_1.1, whole genome shotgun sequence contains the following:
- the LOC123889295 gene encoding subtilisin-like protease Glyma18g48580 — translated: MGRSIFRLPHLFSSLLIFTLLLNHVHASKKCYIVYLGAHLHGPTPSTADLEIATSSHYDLLGSILGSEEKAKEAIIYSYNKQINGFAAILEEEEAAQIEKNPKVVSVFLSKKHKLHTTRSWEFLGLRGNDMNSAWQKGRFGENTIIANIDTGVWPESKSFSDRGIGPIPAKWRGGNICQINKLNGSNSNKVPCNRKLIGARFFNKEYERNNGKLPRSQQTARDFVGHGTHTLSTAGGNFVPGASIFGIGNGTIKGGSPRSRIATYKVCWSLTDPDSCYGADVLAAIEQAINDGVDLISVSISGSISTNSKEIFNDPISIGAFHALARNILLVASAGNDGPTPESVVNVAPWVFTVAASTIDRDFSSTITLGNQTVRGASLFVNLPPNQSFTVVTSIDGKFANATNRDARFCRPGTLDPAKVNGKIVACVREGKIRSVAEGQEALSAGAKGVILENQPKISGRTLLSEPHVLSTVGYSEEKRRTTKHGLSTTAKSGTKIRLSQAKVLYGRKPAPVMASYSSRGPNKIQPSILKPDVTAPGVNILAAYSLFASASNLITDTRRGFPFNVMQGTSMACPHVTGTAGLIKTLHPNWSPAAIKSAIMTTATTRDNTKKPISDAFDKTLATPFAYGSGHIQPNSAIDPGLVYDLTIIDYLNFLCASGFNQKLISKLNFNKTFRCSGSHSINDLNYPSITLPNLGLSVVNVTRTVTNVGPPSTYFVIAQLPGYKIVVVPNSLNFKKIGEKKTFQVVIQATSVTRRKKYRFGELKWTNGKHIVRSPITVWRK